ACGGTGTGTTCGGGCCCGAGGTGGACCTGGGGATCGCTCCCCGTGGCCATCACCAGGGAGAGCAGATCGAGCACGGTGGTCGGCCGCGTGCGGCCGTTGCTCACGGTGTACGGGCGGATGAGCCGGCCTGCCGCGTCGTCGAGCAACGGCCCGTCCTGCGGGGCCGGCATCCTCACAGCCCCGGGGCGAACGGCGCTCCGGCCGGCTGTCGGAGCGGCGTCATCAGGTAGGGGCGCACGCTCTTGACCAGCATGGCCATCTCGTAACCCAGTACGGCGGCATCCGCCTCACGGCCCGCGAGGACGGCGAGACAGGTACCGGAACCGGCGGTCGAGACGAACAGGAGGGTCGAGTCGAGCTCGACCACGACCTGCCGTACGTCGCCGTTGTCACCGAAGCGGGCACCGGCGCTCCGGCCGAGTGAGTACAGGCCCGCGGCCAGGGCCGCCATGTGATCGGCGCTGTCGGCGTCCATCCCGTGGACGGACTTCACCAGCCCGTCCGCCGAGAGGAGGACGGCGCTGCGTGTGTAGGGCACGCGTTGGACCAGGCCGCTCAGCAGCCAGTCGAGGTCCGAGACCTGACCGGACGGCATTTCGCTCGTCATGATGCGTCTACTCCTTGAAGGTGTGCCCGGTCCGGGGATCCGGCTCGGGTGTCTGCGGCGTCCGGTGCCCCGGGCCGGTCCGCTCCGAGCCGACTGGCGCTGTGGTGGAGGGGGCCCGGAAGGGCAGGGGTGCGAGACCGTGGGAACGCTGCGCCCCGACGGTCAGGGCGGGGCCGGCGGCGGGCCCGGCACCCGGTGCGCCGTACGGGTCCGTCGTCTCCGGCTCCTCGGCGGTCTGGGCCTCGGCGAGGTCGACGCCGCGCCGGAAGGCCGCCATCAGACCGG
The DNA window shown above is from Streptomyces sp. Alt3 and carries:
- a CDS encoding roadblock/LC7 domain-containing protein, with translation MTSEMPSGQVSDLDWLLSGLVQRVPYTRSAVLLSADGLVKSVHGMDADSADHMAALAAGLYSLGRSAGARFGDNGDVRQVVVELDSTLLFVSTAGSGTCLAVLAGREADAAVLGYEMAMLVKSVRPYLMTPLRQPAGAPFAPGL